CTAACAGAGGGGTATTTTACAAAGCTGCAGCAGTGGTTGCAAATGTTTGTCTGCCATCTAGTGGAATATGCAACAGTTTTCAGTAATATTTAGCCTcctgttttgtcttttacaaatattggaagttcttaaaaatattcacagaagCAAGCATGAAAAGCATGAAGGATAACAGTACCCTCCTcacaaaatttttaaacaacaaacTTTAATTGTTGCAAAGACAAAATTGTCACCTTTGTGGATACAAAGGTCTGTAACACGTATCAGGTTGTGTCAGCTGATTATCACAGAAGCTGGATAGTAAGAGAGGAATATGTTGAGAACAGggcaaaattctgttttttcttctgcctgagATTTTTTCCTAGAGGTTATTTTGCCAAACCTAAACCTATAAACAGACACCAAATGTGACTTGGATACCTAGTACTTGACAGAGCACAGGACAGtagtaataaaaagcaaatagaaGTTGTGTTTTTGAAGAATGAAGGATATCCCTGATATTTATGTGCTATCTCTGCACACAAGATTGGCATATATATATGCACCAATGCATTGGATACCTACACTGCACACTGTAACACTCTAAAGATATTTTAGGGATATATAAATACAGAAGTTTGCACACTAGGACACAAAGCAGATTTGGCCATGAAGAATATCATGCGACTCCAGTGCCTCTGACAGTTATGCACATATTAGGACCAATCAAAATAATTCTATCAACcaaaaatgtttccaggaaaaaatgAGTTGCCAAGAAAACCCTTTATTGACTAGTGTCTGATTGTCTTGGGGAAATATTGTAGAAATTACTGCTGAAAAATTGGAAAACATTGAAGCCTGACCTCctctaataaaaattaaaactgaggggaggggagagaggaaaatggtgAATTGTGGCAGATGTAGTAGGCAGAAAACCCAGCTTGCAAAAGAGAAATGGGAGCACCAGACATAGAATGACAAATTATGATAACACTATACTGATGAAAATCTTTGGAGCtttagtaaaattattttcattttttaattattgcaattttaaaatattttgatgaagGAAAATAACCTATTTTAACCAGAGTGCCCTCCCATGGGAAAGCTGAAGGATCTACCCAAACAAAATCAGGTCTTTATGTCACAGTTAAAATGAACAATGCCCATATCCACTATTGGTTCATGTCCCCTATTGCTATTTCACTAACTTCAAAAAAACTTTACAGGGTACAAGTCAACACTGGATTTGGCCCAACACATCTAAAAATGGAACATTGCTGCAAAGTCATCTTTCCAGATATCCGGATCAGACAGACAGCCACTGATTGACAACAACTGTCAGCTTTATTACCAATGTCATTCTTAACAGTGAAATACATAGCCCAAGATACCACGCTAAAAATACAGGCCAGATTATCAATCTGTGTACGTGCCATAGATACTTCTCTGCCTTCACTCTGAGTGTGGTCGTCACAGCACGTAGGAATAAATAGCTGTGCATGTACCTTGCTGAGTTGTTCCTGTGCCTGAGACTGGTTTCGCCTGAACAGTGAAGttaaacaaaacattaatttttgaaTCAGAAAAGCACTTGATTTGAAAGAGACTGAGTTTTACTTTAGCCTGAATCCctgctgtgtggtgtttagctccctgccaggttaaaccacaatgATCCTATACAATTCAGACTGTACCTTGAATTCTCCCTAAGAGAATAGTGAGGCTTCTCTTTACATCTCCTAGGAAATGTTTGTCCAGATACTTTTGTTTGCATCTTTACTTCAAAACATCCAAGACCAGTGTATCATTCGTCTTTAAATTCCTCATTAAACGTTATGTATGCCAGAGTACCGTATTTGCAAGTGATTAACACTTCTCCGTAACATTGTTCTTGCAGCATTTATGTCTCATAAAGTCTTGACCTTTACATGTAAGGTGCATATTAATGTAACATCCGAGGGTTTTCAAAACTGTAAATCACAAATAGTAAATAACCCCCTGCTGCTCACAATACACTTTGAGTTCAACACACGGTCTCTGATCATTGGAATGGGACTATCTCTCCATCCTTGATTAGCTGTCCCCTCCCAAAATTATCATTCATCCTGTTCACAATCATGTGCCCCTATAAACTGGCTTGAGAACAAAACCAGAGGGTGTACCAACCAGCCTTCTGAGCAGGCAGGAAGAAATGTCATGAGGAGCTTTTCTGGGAGCCTAGGGAAGCAGGACGGAGCTCCTTCGAGCAGGAGTCTGCTCCTTCAAGCAGTGTCCTCACAAGCTGCACCAACGGGCAGCAATGGCAGAGGGGGTCAGTGGCTTCATCTCGCCACTGCCAGCTTCAAGGCCAAAAAACTACTGGAACATTCCAAAATGTTTTAGCACGGCCACAGTGGGCCAGCATCTGAGCCTGGCTCCCCACACTGGGCCTGGCCATGGCTCCCTGGCTTGGATGGTGGGACAggccctggctgccaggccctgccctgATGCACCTCAGGGgggcccccagcacccccatggAGCCCGCTGCCTAGGCAGtgccccagcacagcttcaGCACTGCCAAGTGGTTAATAAACCATCCCACCTGATTCAGAGAAGTCTGTTGTTAAAGGGACTGAACCTGTGGATGGGAACTAGGGCAGTATGATCACTTATTAACCCTCATTTCTCTGTAACACCTGTCCATTATATAAGACAACCTGTTGCTATCTTTAAACATACTATTTTGTCTGTACACCAGAtcaaaaattaatcaaataaaaacaagctgGGATGTCCCTCAAGCCTCTTCAACCCTCCTGGggcctccttcctcttcctcccttctcagGGGCCCATCCAGCTGCCCCCTCCGGGAACAACAGCGTGGCCAACCACCGCCTTCTCCACTCCCccattttctgtctcctttgctGAAAGTTACATTCGAGTGTTAAAACTCCCACTTGCCTGTGTAATGACACCACTGAGCTCATTCAGAGATCCATTTTCATGAGCTGGTCTCTTCTTACATGTAACAATCGGAGGtgagaaaataagaatatttatAAAGTGATAATGAAAGTGCTTAGATTCGATATATTCCAGATTGCCAGTTCAGATAATTAATagttgtggggtttgggtttttgttttggtttttttttcaatcaggTAACATTTTGATGTCTCAGAAACCAGACTTCCATTTATCTTACTGACAGAAACATCACTGATATTCATCCTAAATATTCCTGATTTTCTTCACGTTGCTTTTACTTAGAGCTGTTTTACACTGCCCTTCACGGACTCTGCAGCCTGATGGAACTGCTACAGCCAGTGTACCTGACGCTGGCAGAGGGGTATTGTAGACTTTCCCCCAGAAACTGGATTAAACCACGTCTTTTAGAAGtattcttaatttcattttaacaacGTTGAGCAGTATCCAGTTTGCCATTTCCCTAGTATGCCATGTCAACATTTACTTACCTTCACTCCTGGGAAGTTGTGCATGATTTTTAAGGTAGGATTTGTCTAATATCAGGTACTGGATCTGCTACATTTTCTCTGTCAGGTTAAAAAGATATAGCCACAAGACTTCGTTTCAATGATCCTTGTGCCTCTACAACTTTCTCACAGTATAAACAGTGGGCCTGGAAGCAGTAATCAGACAGCACTATGGTTTTACTTCACCATTTCTACTTGATAAACCTATTTTCTGTGTCTAACAGGAACTCCTCCTCCAACTTCACAAAACCCTCACAGTGAAGTAGCAGTTGCTGGTGCTTCAAAAATCCCTCTCAATTTACCATTTTTCAAGAACTGAGACTTtggtttttacatttttaaaggtttgctttcttttttttcaaatctcaCTCCCAAGGTAACAAGACAGCAAAACAGGTAACAACATGGGACATTTCTTTTTACTCAACACCACCAACGATGTGTTTTAAGTGAAAGTTGCCCTGCATAAATTGAAGTATACTCATCAACATCTCACATGTAAAtccataataaaaaaattagccCACTAACATTTCTACTAAACAATGTTCAAATGAAattcagtacattttttttctttcattctttgctGATAAAACCCCAAGTTCACCAGTtcactggctgctgctgctgatgctAGGTGACTGGTCTTCAATTCTCTGTTACTACCATTGTTCTTTTAAAGCTTGAAATTACTTAGGCATACTTTTAGTTCTttgaatttcagttttccagaCTTTAATTACAGTAATATTTGTGGTTCAAAGATTTGAATCTCCACTACTAAAGGCATGCCTAAGTCCCTAGCTCAGATCATGCATAGTAACGCAAAGCCCCAATGGTGAGCATTAGCTCTCTTTAAAGCAGGCTGTCTACAGCCACTCTACATACATAGGTTCACCGCCGATTCTTAGGTTACTGTCATGTTTTGTACTTTTAATTCAAAGTATATTCAACTATAAGCATGTAAAAGTAGATGGAAGCATTTGAAAGTGAGAAATGTTGTGGAAGAATGGAAGGACACAACTAGGTgcagcctgctgggagcagtCGCTGGAGTAAAGTGTGCCCACAGCAGCATGCAAGTCCATCTCAGAGGATCTAGCTGATTGACTCAAAAAAGTCAGCCTATGATTGAACCAGTACTTGCTCAGCTGGAGACCAGCAGGTGGGAAAAGAACATTAGCTGACAATATACATGCACTTTTCATGGATACAGTTCTATTAGGTCAAGCATCTCAGCCTAATCAGCATccagcatttttaaaactttttcttcattaacaGATTTTTTGTTAACATAATTGCCTAAGACACAAAGGCTCCCTAATGTTACCATGGAGACTCCAGGATCAtatgtttgcctttttgttttagTACTCTACAATCCCCTGTGAAGTTATTTTCTTACTTAAgtttatatttctaaaatgtaattatataATTACAAATGTCATCAATCCTGAAAGTTATCTATAATGCCATGCTCTCTGCAGGACTGGATTATTACATTCTCACAGCTGTGCTATGTGTGACACTAAAGGTACTCAGTATTAGAATGAGACACTAAGTAGTAGGCAGGACTGCATTTTATTCACAATCACTGAAAAGGAATGGGAATAAACAGTCAGTTTCTGCCATAGGTCACCAGTGGCACTCTGCAGTCTTTTCTAGGTCGTGTGCTGCTTGACCTATTCATAATTAACCTCAAAAAAGGGACAAAGCCACAAAATTTGCCAATGATAAAGTTAGTGAGGGTAGTAAGACTACTGACaaactgaagaactgcagaaagaTGTAAGGCTGGTtaggaaataaaacagcagatgTAATTCAGCATAGATGAATAAAAAAATGGTACACATggagacaaaaaaccccagtttcACATACGAAACAGCCTCTCAGCTTATTATTACCACTCAGGAATGAGATCCCATGGTTACTATAGATAATGCCATGAAAACATCTCAGTGCTCAGTTCAAAAAAGCAAGTCAAATATTAGGAATTACTAGAAAAGGACTAAAGAACAAGAAAGTAAACAAAGAGGCCAGTACTTAACTACATGACTAATGCTGCATACAGTTTTGGTTCCCTTCTCAGAGTATATGAGGCCcagaaaaaggttttaaaggACAATAAATACAGAGGCTATTCTATGCCTTTAGTCCACCAAGGAATATGTTAAATAACACATTTCAGCTTAGGAAAGAGGAAATTTAAAGGTGAAGTGAATTACATCTGCAGAATCATGACTGGCACAAGCACGATCGGTAAAGGTTTATGGTGCAGGGAACATTAAATTaagctagaaaaaaatcaggtacaaaataaacaagaagTGGCAATTCTTTATGCAACAGACATCAATTGGTAAAGGCTGCTGTTATTCAGGAAGTGTATATAGTCCAAGGGAAACTGGACAAGTATGGAAAAAGCAGCATTGGGGATTACTAAATAGACAAACCATATGATGTTCAGGAAAGCCTGGAATAGAAGACACTTGGAAGCTAGgagaacacagaaggaaaagaaccaAATGTGCTTGCattgttcttttccttcctcaagCATCTGCTTTTGACTACAAAAGAGGCTATTGCATGTTAGAAAAAAACCTTTGGTCAGAACCTGTATAGCTATTCCTATGTTTATCTTCAAGAGTTCCAAGACTATGTAAGgagcacagaggaaaagcacATGCTGTTTGCTTGGCTTACCGTTAAATGTAGTAGAAGGTTGTGTGCTACAAATGCAGTCAAGGCTTCTCAGCCATCAATGCTAAGTCTGAATGTTCACATTCACTGACCAGGGATGCTAATGAAATGATAGACTTTCATTTTACAGCACAGAAACATTTCCAGTATGAAACTTCCTACTAGAGggattttcctcttttttcttaccagaaagaagaaaatattccttGCATTTGTTCTGGATGGTACCCCAAATCAAGTGATCAGGGGTTCTCTTGTTCCAGTTCctattttgaaagaaactttGCCAAGTATGCTGAGTAAAGGCAGATAGGCTTTCCAGGTAACCACAGATTTGCCAATTTTAAGAAAcatctcctcttccctgctttCAGACCAAATATGCTAAATATTCAACCTTTTaagttttgcatttaattttgtaaatatgAACTATTAAGTTTAACCCATGCTACCATTTAGTACCATGTAATTATGAACACGatgcatttttagttttatatCTGTCAAATCAGGCTTTTGAATGTCAAAAACAAGCCTTGCTTTTATAATTCTGCATGACAAATGGTCCACCAGCAAATGCCTAAGTGCATGAAACCAGTAAGTTTATTGATGATAAAATGGTAGGTGCAAATTACTGGTCAGATCAGTAATTACATATAAATTGTTCTTATATTGCATTTGCAAGCTGGTTTTAAGCATTTCAAGTATgtagaaacaaaactgaaatcaaaCTAATAAGTTAGAAAAAACCCTGGAAATACATAAATGCAAAGTAATCAAGAGTGACGTTCAAGGGAAGTCATCAGAATTCCTGTATTGCCCAAAAGGTCTAGcaatgaaggaaaacagcacCAGCAGAAACATGgatttcttaattattttggGCACATTTCCTACAGCTTACACAAAATTTTCAGGGTTCAGTTTTCACAAGTGAGGACTCAGACTTAGGTATGGCTCGTGAAAACAGCAAGAATGCCCtcctcttttctcatttttgatATGTACCACTAAGTCTAGGTAAAGTTAAGCAGAAGAGCTAATTGCTTATTTGCGTTGATCTGACCTGGTGTTCTTATGATGTTTTACCAAGTTTTCAGATTTCCTAGGATAAATTTCATTGATGATATCTTCTCATAGTAGGGATACCTTAACTCTTTTCAAAAAACATTACACCCAGTATTCAAAAGTTATAAATCTGAAGTTACAACACCAATTCACAAAGGATTTTAAGCGTTCGTACAAGTGAGCAAACTGATAGCACTTGAAAGTCCCCCAGCTTGGTTATCCAGAAGttcacagcatcctcctggattcttttatttttggccAGGCTAACTGGAAATAATGGTGAGTGATTCAgtgtaatataaatattttcctattctCTCTGCCAGCAATATGAAGTATTTAGACTCCTTGATCACTTTTTCTAATGCTATGACCTAAAGCACACACGATGTAAACTTTAAAGTAGAAAGAACTTTTTTCTCTGCACAAATATAAGGTTTGGCTTAACTAAGATTCTAGGTTCATTTCCAAATGTGCTCCACCCTATTAACCTTGGGACCCAAAAACACCTCCATTAACACTATACCTTGAAACCATGCTaacaaaaaactgaaaagcttaaaTAGCAGCAGGTGAAGAATACACAAGAAACCATTTCCTTATGAAGTAGAATTCCTCAATGCAAGGATATTTACTGGAAAGTAACATGATAAACAGTTTACTGGATATACTATAAACACTTGTTTTGGCATCAGTGAAGGCTCCTAGTGCTGAATGAGCAAACACTCCTATAGCAAATGACCTTTTAATACTCACTGATTCCCATCAACCAGCTCCGATGATCTTCATATATACTTTGACTAGGAAGTAACAACATAGCCTTTATTTTTAGGTCTGGTAGTCAGAACAAATGTAGCATCTGAGCTCTAAAATATTCCATGTAATCTAGAATTTAAATTTACGCACATTTTTGCAGGGATAACTGAAGTTCCTTTGTTATCCAagttaaaaacactttttccagCAAGTTGAATCAAAAGGACAACTCATTACCTACATTATCAAAAGTGCTTTATTTCTTACTTTCAGATTGAGATTTactctaattaaaataaagtcagGATGGGCCTCATTCCTATCTGGtccataaaacaaaactaaaattgtACATGTAGTTTTTCATCAAAGCAAGAGATAAAAACCAGGATATATTAGCACTTCTAAAGGATGCATTAAAAAGCTATACTCATTATAACAATATTCGTTGCTACACACTAGTAAGTTCAGCAAGTGTGCAGTACCTAACatggtttaaaaaatactggATGCCAAAGAGCAGCAATTGCACTATATTCACAAATAGTTCACAACAATACCAAGTAACAAGACTACTGGTGAACCTAACTTATTAAAAAACCTTTCAAAGCTATTCTATACATCACCCTTTTCAAGattacagaaatattctgaaacCTTCATGCACACACACTTATTTAACTTTTCTTCAACAGTGGCACCCTTCAAAGCCTCTGTTAACTTTAGCTTGGCATTCTTCTCACAGAAATCTCCCATGTCAGCCTGTCATATTTTCAGCGGcctagaaacagaaaaaaattattgcaagaAGTTGACACCATGTagattaattttaatcttttcttgtaGCTACCTTAATTTACCTAGAAAACTTAAGTCTAAAAATAAGCTACTTATTAAAATTAAGATGTGTAGTGGTGTTCTCTaatagcattattttaaaaggagtcAATTGCCATTAGCCTTTATTAACATAGCCATTACTGTCTGCTTGCGTTAAATTGTATATCCTGCATCTGAGCAGCTTGCATCCTATACATTTAACTCTAATGCTTTCAAGTGCTCAAATGCATGATTTCTTTTCGTTTGAGTTCCCTTCTTTATACAATTTATAGTAATTATTACTCCCACTCATACAGATAAATTATTGACTTAGAAGAATGACACTACTCATAACTGCATAAATCACACTGCCAATTATTTGATCAAGGTCACCAGTAAGTATTTTTATCACTGAAAAACTCAACCCAGCCAAAGTACAGTTGTTGGAGACTGACATTGGTAGATTTTAAACCACTTATGGCACAAACAATCAAAGGATAGCAACAGGAATTACAAACcagtaaaagcaaaggaagatgtTAACCAGCCCTCAATTACTTATATAGACATGATTAAACACATACAAATGCACACATTTAAGCATGTACATAAATATGCATGAGAAAATATGCATGAGCATGAGTATAAAAAATGTTAagttaaaaatgaagtaaaaagttTGAAAACCAGTGAAAAATAGCCCAGACTAGCATTCATCTAGTCAAAAATCTGTAAGCTGAATTTTCTAAGATTCAGAATGGCAGTCTTCCAGGACAGAGATAGGCAGGCTAGACAGAGGCTTACCCTCCACCTTCCCAGAAGTAAACAAATAAgatacagtggaaaaaaaatcatgatgtTTAGCTAGACAGTAAAGAATTAAAATCCTTTAAAGGcaagtgaagattttttttaaaaaaaaccccacagttgTCCTCTCTGCTAGCTAAATTTAGGTAAATGCTGAATTATGAAAAGCcccatatatacacacaccacAAAATCCCCTCGTTTGCCTTTGGAAGGATTCAAAGAACAAGTTACTGCTTTTACCACATTATGTGAAGATCACATCAGCATGCTGCATGTACCTGTTCACAAGTACTGCTGCATACTATTAGGCTTGAGGTTGTAGAAAGGAGGTGATATGGGTTAAAAGAGAAAGTAGCAATCTATTTGTGATATGATGCAGATCGGGGGCAAATGGTGGCTACAAATGCCCAGAATGAAAatctgtgggtttttgttgttgatgcCCCCCCACTTCAGAAGACttaatgtaattatttctgaaaagattttaCTCCTGCTTTGTGTTCCATTCAGTTATATTAATTGCCTTTTCTACTGAACAGTTAATTTCCTTGATTTAAACGTGAGTCATATCCTAAAATACAATTTACAAACTGAACtacagcaagttgaacatacAACTGactcttaaaaacaaatttataaTCTTTTTAAGCAAAAGCATTACCTTCAGAGCTTCTGTAGCTTTACGCAGTTCTTTAATAACAGATGATAATGCTTCTGGATTTATCCCCTGTTCACAAAGCCGCACACAAATAGACAACGTCTCCATATCCAAGCCAGTGTTTAATATTCTTGAAATCTCAAACAGAACtgcaacaagaaaaatgaaagcactttAGCCCCTATGGACTCTGAAATTTcaatgatttaaaaatgttattcatCAACATTTGATTTCTACAGTAGAGCCTGTGAACGTGGCAGTTGTGGAAAGCTCTTGCAGTCTGAACTTTAACAGCAGCATTTGTGTTCAGCTTTCCAGCACAAACTAGAAGCCACAGCTTCTAACACAAGCACCATGCTTTTCTGGTTCAGCAGACTTAATACTGGATAatgagttttgaaaaataaaaaaataaagaattcaaCGATTAACATGCTTGCCACTTACGTAAAAGGCAGGCTGTAAGAATAATTCATGCTTTTGAACTCCAGATACTGACAGAGCCCTACTAAAATGGGCTGGAAGTGCATTCTTAAAGCTTTTACAGAGAACATAAAGAGTTTTCTAGCCACCTCCATCCAAAACTAAACCTGACTTTAACACTGGCACTGGTTTAAGGACAAGCAACACACTGATTTTTATGTGACTTGAATCAAGAGCAGTGCCACATGTCAGTATGAAACCTTTTGTAGAAGGATATTCCAGtcagctttctgcagaaacaagGCTCTCTCCCCTTCCAAACCTTCCCTGGAACACTCGTTTTCTTTGATTCTCAAAAACAGTTTGTTATATATGTAACAGACCACCTGAGATATTATTTCTGGTTGCTACAGTACTCTCCATCCTGACGCTAAGACCCTAGCAACACAAGTTGATTTTGAACAGATGTTATTCACACTGCTCCTGTAATCAAACCTCCACCAAGCAAGGGGATAGGCAAATGGAAGGTCTTTCTTACCATGTAAAAGCAGCATGGCAAGTGACTACTGTCCACTTGGCAGCTGCAAAAATACTCTGATTTGGCACACCAATGACATACCCTTACAGTCAACCCGGCCAAGAGACCGATGGCCTAACGCATCCAGCCAATTCCACTAAGTCCCAGGAAAATGCCAGAAGCTATGAAAACAACCCTCTGAAGAGTGATAATACTCTTGAAGCCCACACAAGTAAGTTGGATTAAGAGTACACACAAGTTTAAGACACAAAAGCAGTTTGTCAGACCAAATCCCTGGCTGCAAGCCACAGGGGCAGCTTCCTTCTTCACAAGACTTTCTGTCCCCGCTGGCTTGAAAGCAAACCACCCCGAAGGCATTACACATGCACACCCTGGCCACACCAAAGCATCTTCAACAGCCAGATAAAGCAACAACAAATGATGCATTTGCAATAAAATGCCATTGAACATTAAGAGCTACCGAACTAAGACAGACCAACAGCTTTCCAGATACAAGCAATTCTTACTTTAACCATTTAAATTTTATCATGAAATTTACTAAGTATGTCACATATCTGAAGGCAGAGCAGTAAATCTAACTACAGATAAGTTCCAGTTTCCTATGTTAGCAAGAGTTGTGGTCACTCATTTCTAATAAGAAATATCTTTATGTGTTGAGGCAGCATCTTTGGTAGAGCGATGTAGCAGTTTCTCCATAAAAATCTGAGCTTTTAACAACAATTTTGCAGAGAACAGCTCCTATTTGTAGCTGACATTCTAGATATCAGAATGATGACTGAATCTAGATTTATCTCAATTTTCTAAACTACTAAAGATAtaaaacaacactttttttaataccaGCCCATTTGCTTCCATTAGGTCCTATTTCTTATGCAGTAAGTTAAGACACAACACAGATTtcatattctgttttaaaaggtctaaaaaaattatcctacaaatattttttctgattgaTGCATCCTCATCAAGAAAATTCTAATCACACGAACAAAGCTATCACAGTGCTTTATGTTTTCAGTTATGTCACCAAAGCACTTCAAATATTCTTATAATGGACATTTCAAAAGATTAATGTTATTTTGAacagtaaaaaaccaaaacaatgaaTTTATTGAGTGCAGTGAAATTTCAAACATGAGAGTATTTCTAAGACTCTGTTGAAGTAAATCTTTAAGGAGCAAGTGTCTTTTTAAGTTAAGggacatttgttttcctttaaaaaaacacctgacctcagaaaagattaaattatgaatgcctttccaaaataaaatatacgTCTGTATACATCCTACATCTGTACACTTCTGATGTTTTGAGAACATCAGTTCTCAAAAGCCTTACTTTGTCTTTAAATTTGCATATTGTCCCTCCCATCTAAAACATTCCTGCAGAAGTGGAGAGAGGGTGGGTGTCATGAACAGCTAGAAGACCTTAGAATCTCCCTCCATATGCACAGAATAGTCTTATCCTCCTGACACAGAGCAGCCATAATAACCCTGCTACTCCGCCTGGCCTGCAGCACATCAGAGTGGGTAGATCAGCAGCTGAAAGACTAATTTTTATGCCAGTTCAACCCATGAAGGTGTTTGCTAAGAAAATCTTATGGAACAGTAGCCATAACTGTAATATAAAGGAAGATTGtgagaaaacaacaaacacaaagcaacaCCCCCTAAACACACTCCCTAGCCCCTAGTCCCTCTTTAGGAAGACTTTCTCTGTAAATGCCCTATTTAACAACCCACAGAATATTTCCTGGCAGCTCTCCACTCTGCCTGAAATCCATCTAAGCTTTCAGCATAGCCATTCCGTAGAATACCAGAGTTTAGCTCCACACCTTGCTAAGAAAGACCTCCTGACCCTCTCAGCTTTGATTCCCCAGAGTCAGGCTGGAAGAGAAAGTGAActcagaatcacagcatggtaAGGGTTgggaggcacctctggagaccgtcttgtccaacccccctgcttgagcaggcacacctagagcagggggcacaggaccacatccaggcaggttttgaatgtctccagggtgggagactccacaccctccctgggcagcctgttccactgctctggcaccctcacaggaaagaagttttttctcatattgaggtggaacttcctgtcttccagcttgtgcccattgccccttggcctgtcattgggcaccactgaaaagagtctgccccatcctcttgacacccaccct
The Phalacrocorax aristotelis chromosome 1, bGulAri2.1, whole genome shotgun sequence DNA segment above includes these coding regions:
- the MZT1 gene encoding mitotic-spindle organizing protein 1, with the translated sequence MASNAASLNAVRETMDVLFEISRILNTGLDMETLSICVRLCEQGINPEALSSVIKELRKATEALKAAENMTG